Within Cystobacter ferrugineus, the genomic segment GGGCTCTCCTTGAAACGATGCGGCTAACGTCCGGAGAACACGCCGAGCTTGCGGAAGCGCTCATAGCGATCCCGCACGAGATCGTCCGGAGACATGCCCGACAGCTCGTCCAGGTGCTTGCGCAGCGCCTGTCCCACGTTCTGCGCCGCCTTGGCGTGATCGCGGTGCGCGCCGCCCGCGGGCTCGGAGATGATCTCGTCGATGATGTTCATCCCCATGAGATCGCGCGCCGTGAGCTTGAGCGCGTCCGCCGCCTTCTCCGCCTTGGTGGTGTCGCGATACAGGATGGACGAGCAGGCCTCGGGAGTGATGACCGAGTAGATGCTGTTCTCCAGCATCAGCACGCGGTTGCCCACCCCGATGGCGAGCGCCCCGCCCGAGCCGCCCTCGCCCACCACCGTGGAGACGATGGGCACCTTGAGCCGGCTCATCACCTCCAGGTTCACGGCGATGGCCTCGGCCTGGCCGCGCTCCTCGGCGCCAATGCCCGGGTAGGCTCCCGGCGTGTCCACGAAGGTGAGGATGGGCTTGTCGAAGCGCTCGGCCAGCTCCATCAGCCGGCGCGCCTTGCGGTAGCCCTCCGGGCGCGGCATGCCGAAGTTGCGCACCATGTTTTCCTTCGTGCCGCGCCCCTTCTGGTGGCCGATGAGCATCACCACCTGCCCCGCGAAGCGCGCGAAGCCGCCCACGATGGATGGATCCTCCCCGAAGTGCCTGTCCCCGGCCAGCTCCAGGAAGTCCGTGAACAGGTACTGGACGTAGTCCAGGAAGTAGGGCCGCGAGCTGTGACGCGACAGTTGGACCACCTGCCAGCGCGACAGGTCGCTGAAGATCTCCGTCTGGAGCTTCTTCGCCTTCTTCTCCAGCTTGGAGATTTCCGAGGAGAAATCCATCGAGCCGCTCTCCGAGAGAGTCTTCAGCTCGTCGATCTTCTTCTCCAGCTCGATGAGCGGGCGCTCGAAATCGAGTGGATAGTTGATGCCGTTCGCCATGGCGCGGGAGCCCTATCACCCGCCCCCCCGCCTGACAACGCGCAACCTGTTACGCGGTACGCTGAATCCACACCTTCCCCCCTCGTCGAGACGACATGGACGCCCTCCCCCTGCTGCTCGCCCTCCTGCTGTCCGCCGCGCCCACCCCCTCGGCGCGCACCCTCAACACCCAGGGATTCCGCCTCTACCAGGCGGGCCAGTACCCCGAGGCCCTGGAAAAGTTCGAGGCCGCGGCCCAGGCGGACCCGAAGATGGCCCTGGCCCACTACAACGTGGCGGCCACCCTGGGGGTGCTGCGCAAGCAGGGGAAAATCTGTGACTACTCGGCCTACCGGGAGACGATCGTCGAGCGCCTGACGCGCTCGGTCGAGCTGGATCCCCGCCGGCTCGCGCGCGCCAAGAAGGACGCGGACCTGGACCCCATCCGCGACACCCTGGGATGGCAGCGCCTGCTGGGCCTGTCTCCCCAGAACGAGGCCGATGTGCCGAAACTGCTGCGCCGGGTGACGTGGTTCAGGATCACCGAGGGGGACATGCACGCCCGCACGACGCTCACCTTTCCGGACGCCCGGCGGGTGGTGCTGGAGCGGACGGGCTTCGACGAGGAGACCCAACGCGTCACCACCCGGAAGCGGACCGGCACCTACACGCTCCAGGGGCGCACCCTGCGGGTGACCCTGCCGAACGAGCCCCCCGTCCAGGGCACGCTGAGCGACAAGGGCGCGCTCCAGCTCGGCGCGCTGGGGACGTTCTCCGATCTGCCGCCGGAGTGCGATGCATAGAACGGATCGCCGCCCGGCGGACTTGGCGGCCCGAGGACCCCGTCCCACCCTTTCCCTGGGGAGGTGGTGGGGATGGTGAGACTCGAGGGACGGCAGTGGGGATTGGTGGCGTTGGTGGCGTTGACGCCCTTCTTTTTCGCCTTCCTGCTGGCGGCGTCGGCTCCCGGCGTCGTCGAGCCCGTGCTGGGCACGGTGCTGGGCGGGGCGAGCTGGCTGCTGGCGGCGCTGCTGGGGCTGCTCGGAGGGGCCCTGTTCGCCGGGTGCCTGAGCACGCTGGCGGCGATGCCGGGGCGGCCCTCGGCGACGCGGCGCGCGCTGCACCTGGTGACCGCGACGCTGGTGCCGGTGGGACTGTGCATCGTCCCGGCGCTCTGTCTGATGCTGGCGGGCCCGGCGATCGCGCTCCAGTTGGAACAGGGCCATGCCCTGCCCCAGGCGCTCCGCCCGCGGCCCACGCACCCGTTGCTGGAGGGATTGCGCTACCAACTGCCGCGCGTGCTCCGCGACATGGGCGGGCTGCACCTGCGCTGAAGCACCCCCTCCCGGTGAGCGGGAGGGGCGGCACGGCGGCCGATCAGGCCGCCTTCGTCTTCGCGGTGGCGCTCAGGGCATACCAGGCGGTGCGGAACGCCTTGAGCTCGCGCAGACCGGCGGGGTGACGGCCCAGGGCGGGCGCCACCGTCACCGGCAGGCCAATCGTCTTCTCGATGTTCTTGGCCGCGTTGAGCTCGTTCTTGCGCCGGTTCTCGCACTTGGGGCAGTCCGCCTTGGGCCCCACGCGGTTGACCAGCACGCGCTCCACCTGGAGCTTGCGCTCCTTGAGGTACTGCACCAGGCGCTCGGAGCGCTCGGCGGCCAGCTCCTCGCCGCGCGTGACGACGACGAAGCGCGACTCGGTGGGCGAGGCCAGGGCCTCCTCGAAGCGCTTGATATGCTTGAGGAAGCCGGCCATGTCCTCGGCCAGCTCACCCAGGCCCTTGGACTTGTGCTTGGACAGCACGCTCTGCAGGGCGCCGAACCAGCTCCGGGCGGTGTCCACCAGCTCCACCACGCGCAGGGTGGACACCATGGGGGCGCCGTCCACGACGATGCGCTTGAAGCGCTCCTGCACCAGGGCATCCGTCAGACACGACAGGGCGGCCAGCTCGTCGATGCCCGCGGGGGCCGCGTCGAGCAGGTTGCGGAAGAGCAGCAGATCCACCGGCACGTCGTTGCCCGTCTTCGGCGCGCCCTCGAAGGCCTTTTCCGCCTTCTCCTTCCAGCGCTTGCGCACGGCGTTGAACCAGCCGGCCATGTCCAGCTCGCGCGCGTACAGGCCCTTGGTGCCCTTGACCTGCGTCTCCACGTCCGTCAGCCGGCTCTGCAGCACGTCGGACA encodes:
- a CDS encoding acetyl-CoA carboxylase carboxyltransferase subunit alpha, producing the protein MANGINYPLDFERPLIELEKKIDELKTLSESGSMDFSSEISKLEKKAKKLQTEIFSDLSRWQVVQLSRHSSRPYFLDYVQYLFTDFLELAGDRHFGEDPSIVGGFARFAGQVVMLIGHQKGRGTKENMVRNFGMPRPEGYRKARRLMELAERFDKPILTFVDTPGAYPGIGAEERGQAEAIAVNLEVMSRLKVPIVSTVVGEGGSGGALAIGVGNRVLMLENSIYSVITPEACSSILYRDTTKAEKAADALKLTARDLMGMNIIDEIISEPAGGAHRDHAKAAQNVGQALRKHLDELSGMSPDDLVRDRYERFRKLGVFSGR